From the genome of Clostridium sp. BNL1100, one region includes:
- a CDS encoding DEAD/DEAH box helicase family protein translates to MPSFKTMFNETMKQITRNDSEWKRFLGFSGKLYKYGFYETVLIYNQRPDATIVADMDTWNKRVGRWINRGSRAIKVFDSDNKGVRYLFDISDTHGNYTSRINSYTIKSDAAQNYIMEYLGVEKERDFEGFVESLFTEFLEKHEYPGEYFDCFVQDSVVYSVYSRLKLDIEGKFHFDGILKQLDVGQATEYASIICEISKQVLRLLERPARIYENKEISKNANQIHRRNWAGGISGDTGGNTGSQEQRDGYNKEARTDIQSGVPGGRRRDIISGDITGRESGTGQDTGRDIRSGGSEILGAQSPEESAGTENTGYMVQHNLSDRQSSIGNDGQGSTRVEESASSSEYGELYRAGKLQQLDQGNSSGDSDEGSSQSSEIKDNNNGKVKESSENGGSNFLPRNQQTLFDLIETKENEVEKFTSEIFNGAERTGGKFNYRYNPSDDIGVGGQKTKYKANVGAIKLLKDIEKENRLATSQEQSILTRYTGWGGVSQVFNEEAKGWENEFKELKELLTEEEYRSARASTPNAHYTEPQVIKAIYKALNRFGFKGGNILEPSMATGLFYSLIPEDISDKSKLYGVELDGISGRISKQLYQKADIRIQGFEDTDYSDNFFDIAVGNVPFGDYKLHDKRYDKLNLNIHDYFFAKTLDKIRPGGIISYITSKGTLDKANGSFRRYLAERAELIGAIRLPNNAFKQIANTDVTTDIIFLQKRDHAIILDEEPAWTGLGQTDDGVPVNQYYLDNPDMLLGKMIFDNRMFGSDGKYISLVAEDNFNLVEALDRAVEKLHARIEIIDTGKENQEEYLPAEPEVKNYTYVLKDENIYYRENSKMVKVILPEKTSQRVRGMCEIREILRKVIEIQTEGCTVEELKPYQEELLKSYNTFTGKQGIINSTANLRAFQKDSDLPLLSSLEVLDEKGKVKSLADIFYKQTIRPYETITKVATSVDALAASLSERGKVDLDYMASIYKADKKKIISELEGLIFLNPEKKRYETADEYLSGDVRYKLKTALYYAKDNPDYYINIKALESVQPVDLDASEIDVKLGTTWIETEDINQFIYELLKVPGFHQRDNNTSKESAIYTTYNSFSSSWSIQNKSLQWNSMKATEEYGTKRADAYSIIEDTLNLRSVVVRDRVEDTDGKIKYVVNKNETIAARAKQDAIKEEFRDWIFKDPDRRNKYVDFYNTNFNNIRLREYDGSHLKFPGMSPYIKLREHQKNAVARILYGGNTLLAHVVGAGKTFTMQAACMEMRRLNIIKKTMFVLPNHLTEQQGADFLKLYPAASILVATEKDFETANRKRFLARIATGDYDAIIIGQSQFERIPVSVELQTQIIKNTIEEIVDFVSACKQQNGDKWTIKQMEKMKFNLEAKLEQLADAPKDDVLTFEQLGVDCLFVDEAHHYKNGGVFTKMRNVARISGNSAKKVLDMQMKCDYIISENNGRNVIFATGTPVSNSMTEMFIMQQFLQKNELREKGLHNFDAWAADFGEVVSALELAPEGRGFRMRNRFSKFTNLPELMTMFKNIADIQTADMLNLPVPKLKNDKVTVVTSEPSELQQELVQKTAERAERIRNGLVDPSIDNMLKITNEARQFGTDPRLIIPNAPDEPESKINKLVDNVYQKYVEFNSTKGTQIIFSDVGTPNDRGGFCAYYDIKNKLVSLGIPEDEICIIHDAKTKKQKEFMFSAMRTGEKRIILGSTSKMGTGTNIQNKLVALHHLDCPWRPADIEQRDGRILRQGNENEEVEIFRYVTKDTFDAYLWQIVEQKQRFISQVMTSKSVSRSCEDIDEVVLNYAEIKALAMGDPRIKEKMDLDIEINKLSVLKAAWSKQRYSLQDSIVYSIPKGINSYQAKIEAIQKDIELRNSNKFPDDEFSIILDKTMITEKEKAGELLLLLCTKAKKENWNQVNIGTYKGFDLKLEYNEFLSLFNLHITGKYQYAIELGGNPTGNITRIDNALEGMEPALQRSRNQLEQLNQDFETAKAEYEKPWRYEEEYKIKLARQAELNIELDLNKQDEVLGDEASIEDKEVVINTSSVVSDEEEQEMEM, encoded by the coding sequence ATGCCTAGTTTCAAAACAATGTTTAATGAAACTATGAAGCAGATTACGAGGAATGACAGCGAGTGGAAAAGGTTTCTAGGTTTCTCAGGAAAGTTATATAAGTATGGTTTTTACGAAACTGTCCTTATTTACAATCAAAGACCTGATGCAACTATTGTTGCAGACATGGATACGTGGAATAAAAGAGTAGGAAGATGGATAAATCGTGGCAGCAGGGCGATTAAGGTTTTTGACTCGGATAATAAAGGTGTACGATATTTGTTTGATATATCAGATACACACGGTAACTATACAAGTAGAATTAATAGCTACACCATAAAATCAGATGCAGCTCAAAACTACATTATGGAATATTTAGGTGTAGAAAAAGAGAGGGATTTTGAGGGCTTTGTAGAAAGTCTTTTTACTGAGTTTTTAGAAAAACATGAGTACCCGGGAGAATACTTTGATTGCTTTGTACAAGATAGTGTAGTTTATTCTGTATATAGCAGGCTTAAACTTGATATTGAAGGAAAATTTCATTTTGATGGTATTTTGAAACAGCTTGACGTTGGACAAGCAACTGAGTACGCTTCAATAATATGTGAAATTAGTAAACAGGTTTTGAGACTTTTGGAAAGACCGGCACGAATATATGAAAATAAGGAGATAAGTAAAAATGCGAACCAAATACATAGAAGGAATTGGGCTGGTGGAATATCCGGAGACACCGGAGGAAATACAGGAAGCCAAGAACAAAGAGACGGATACAATAAAGAAGCAAGAACCGATATCCAAAGCGGAGTACCGGGAGGGAGAAGACGGGATATTATATCCGGTGATATCACCGGACGAGAATCAGGAACTGGACAAGATACCGGAAGGGATATTCGCAGCGGAGGCAGTGAAATACTTGGTGCACAATCACCCGAAGAGAGTGCAGGAACTGAAAATACAGGGTACATGGTTCAGCACAATTTATCAGATAGACAATCAAGCATTGGAAATGATGGACAAGGTTCAACAAGAGTTGAAGAAAGTGCATCCAGTTCCGAATACGGAGAACTTTACCGAGCTGGCAAGCTACAACAACTGGATCAGGGAAACAGCTCAGGAGATAGTGATGAAGGAAGTAGTCAGAGTTCCGAGATAAAAGATAATAACAATGGCAAAGTTAAAGAGTCATCAGAAAATGGTGGCTCTAATTTTTTACCCCGGAATCAACAAACTCTATTTGATTTAATTGAGACAAAAGAAAATGAGGTTGAGAAGTTCACCTCGGAAATTTTTAACGGAGCCGAGCGAACTGGAGGGAAATTCAACTACAGATATAATCCTTCGGATGATATTGGTGTCGGTGGCCAAAAGACAAAATATAAAGCCAATGTTGGAGCAATTAAGCTGCTAAAGGATATTGAAAAGGAAAACCGTCTTGCAACAAGCCAAGAGCAAAGTATTCTTACCCGATATACCGGATGGGGTGGAGTATCACAGGTATTCAATGAAGAAGCCAAAGGCTGGGAAAATGAGTTCAAGGAATTGAAAGAACTCCTTACTGAAGAAGAATACAGAAGTGCCAGAGCATCTACGCCCAATGCTCATTATACAGAGCCGCAAGTAATAAAAGCTATATACAAAGCCCTGAACAGATTTGGTTTTAAAGGAGGAAACATACTTGAACCGTCAATGGCTACCGGCTTATTTTATTCCTTAATTCCGGAGGACATTTCTGATAAATCCAAGTTATATGGCGTCGAACTGGACGGCATATCCGGAAGAATATCAAAGCAGTTATACCAAAAGGCTGATATAAGGATTCAGGGGTTTGAAGATACAGACTATTCAGATAATTTCTTTGATATTGCAGTAGGCAATGTGCCTTTTGGAGACTATAAGCTACATGATAAAAGATATGACAAGCTCAACCTTAACATACACGATTACTTCTTTGCAAAGACCTTGGACAAGATTCGCCCAGGTGGGATTATATCATATATAACCAGCAAAGGAACTCTAGATAAGGCAAACGGTTCTTTCAGGAGATACCTGGCAGAACGTGCCGAACTGATAGGAGCAATAAGGCTTCCAAACAATGCCTTCAAGCAGATAGCAAATACAGACGTAACAACAGATATCATTTTTCTTCAGAAACGTGACCATGCAATTATTTTGGATGAAGAACCGGCTTGGACGGGACTTGGCCAGACTGATGACGGAGTACCTGTAAATCAGTATTATCTGGATAATCCTGATATGCTCCTTGGAAAAATGATTTTTGATAACAGGATGTTCGGAAGTGATGGAAAATATATAAGCCTTGTTGCAGAGGACAATTTCAATTTGGTTGAAGCTCTTGACAGAGCAGTTGAAAAACTACATGCCAGGATAGAAATTATTGATACCGGAAAAGAAAATCAGGAAGAATATCTGCCTGCAGAGCCGGAAGTCAAAAACTATACATATGTATTAAAAGATGAAAACATCTACTATAGAGAAAATTCCAAAATGGTTAAAGTAATACTTCCTGAAAAAACTTCCCAACGTGTCAGGGGTATGTGTGAGATAAGAGAAATATTAAGAAAGGTTATAGAAATCCAGACAGAAGGTTGTACCGTAGAAGAGCTTAAACCATATCAGGAGGAATTATTAAAGTCATATAATACATTTACCGGGAAGCAGGGAATAATAAACAGTACGGCAAATCTAAGGGCCTTTCAAAAGGATTCAGATTTGCCTTTATTATCTTCTCTTGAGGTTCTTGATGAAAAGGGCAAGGTTAAGTCATTAGCTGATATATTCTACAAACAAACAATCAGGCCTTATGAGACAATTACTAAAGTCGCTACTTCGGTAGATGCTCTGGCAGCGTCTCTTTCCGAAAGAGGAAAAGTTGATCTGGATTATATGGCGTCTATATATAAAGCTGATAAAAAAAAGATTATTAGTGAACTTGAAGGGCTTATATTCCTTAATCCAGAGAAAAAAAGATATGAAACAGCAGATGAATATCTCTCTGGGGATGTACGCTATAAGTTAAAAACCGCTTTATATTATGCCAAGGATAATCCGGATTATTATATAAATATTAAAGCCCTTGAGAGTGTTCAACCTGTGGATTTGGATGCCTCTGAAATAGATGTAAAGCTCGGGACAACATGGATTGAAACCGAAGATATAAATCAATTTATATACGAATTGTTAAAGGTACCTGGGTTTCATCAAAGAGATAATAACACCTCAAAGGAATCAGCAATCTACACAACTTACAATTCTTTTTCAAGTTCATGGTCAATACAGAATAAGTCACTTCAATGGAACAGCATGAAGGCCACTGAAGAATATGGAACCAAAAGGGCTGACGCCTACAGCATTATAGAAGACACTCTTAATTTGAGAAGTGTTGTAGTAAGGGATAGGGTAGAAGATACTGACGGAAAAATAAAATATGTTGTAAACAAAAATGAAACAATAGCAGCCAGGGCAAAGCAGGATGCTATCAAGGAAGAATTCCGGGACTGGATATTTAAAGATCCGGATAGAAGGAACAAGTATGTTGACTTCTATAATACCAACTTTAACAACATCAGGTTAAGGGAATACGATGGTTCACACCTGAAATTTCCGGGAATGAGTCCTTACATAAAACTTCGGGAACATCAAAAAAATGCCGTAGCTAGAATACTATACGGCGGTAATACCCTGTTGGCACATGTTGTAGGAGCAGGCAAGACGTTCACCATGCAGGCTGCCTGCATGGAAATGAGAAGGCTTAATATAATCAAAAAAACTATGTTTGTGCTGCCTAACCATTTGACGGAACAGCAGGGAGCAGACTTCTTAAAACTATATCCTGCTGCCAGCATTCTGGTTGCCACTGAAAAGGATTTTGAAACGGCAAACCGAAAAAGATTTCTGGCAAGGATAGCAACAGGTGATTATGATGCAATAATCATAGGTCAGAGCCAGTTTGAGAGAATACCGGTATCGGTTGAACTGCAAACCCAGATTATAAAAAACACCATAGAAGAAATAGTTGATTTTGTCTCTGCTTGTAAGCAACAAAACGGCGACAAGTGGACAATAAAGCAAATGGAGAAAATGAAGTTTAATCTTGAAGCTAAGTTAGAACAGCTGGCGGATGCCCCCAAGGATGATGTATTAACCTTTGAACAGCTGGGGGTTGATTGCTTGTTTGTGGACGAAGCCCACCATTACAAGAATGGCGGTGTATTTACCAAGATGAGAAACGTTGCGAGGATTTCAGGGAACTCTGCAAAAAAGGTACTGGATATGCAGATGAAATGCGACTATATAATTTCAGAGAACAACGGACGAAACGTTATCTTCGCAACAGGAACACCCGTAAGTAATTCAATGACCGAAATGTTTATAATGCAGCAGTTCCTGCAAAAAAATGAACTTAGAGAAAAAGGGCTGCATAACTTTGATGCATGGGCTGCGGACTTTGGTGAAGTTGTATCAGCACTTGAACTTGCACCTGAAGGTCGTGGATTCAGAATGAGAAACAGATTCAGTAAATTTACAAATCTTCCTGAGTTAATGACAATGTTTAAAAATATAGCTGATATTCAGACTGCCGACATGTTAAACCTTCCTGTACCAAAACTTAAAAACGATAAGGTTACAGTGGTAACTTCTGAGCCATCGGAGCTGCAGCAGGAGCTTGTACAGAAAACTGCAGAACGAGCTGAAAGAATCAGAAATGGACTGGTAGACCCCTCAATAGATAACATGCTTAAAATAACAAATGAAGCAAGGCAGTTTGGGACTGATCCACGATTAATAATCCCTAATGCACCTGATGAACCGGAAAGCAAAATAAATAAACTGGTAGACAATGTATATCAGAAATATGTTGAATTCAACTCAACCAAGGGTACACAAATAATATTCTCTGATGTCGGAACTCCAAATGACCGTGGAGGTTTTTGTGCTTATTATGATATAAAAAATAAACTTGTCAGTCTCGGAATTCCGGAAGATGAAATATGCATAATCCACGATGCCAAAACAAAGAAGCAGAAAGAATTCATGTTCTCTGCAATGCGTACAGGCGAGAAAAGAATAATCTTGGGCTCAACCTCAAAAATGGGAACCGGCACAAACATACAAAACAAGCTTGTTGCACTTCATCACCTGGATTGTCCATGGAGGCCTGCAGATATAGAGCAACGTGATGGAAGAATACTAAGGCAGGGAAACGAAAACGAGGAAGTAGAGATATTCAGATATGTTACAAAAGACACTTTCGATGCCTACCTCTGGCAAATAGTTGAACAGAAGCAGCGGTTTATTTCACAGGTAATGACAAGCAAGTCTGTCAGCCGCAGCTGTGAGGACATAGATGAAGTGGTTTTAAACTATGCGGAAATAAAAGCTTTGGCAATGGGAGATCCAAGAATAAAGGAGAAGATGGATTTGGACATAGAGATAAACAAGCTTTCCGTACTAAAGGCGGCTTGGTCAAAACAAAGATACTCCCTGCAGGACAGTATAGTTTACTCAATTCCCAAAGGGATTAATTCATATCAAGCAAAAATAGAAGCAATACAAAAGGATATAGAATTACGAAACTCAAACAAGTTTCCGGATGATGAGTTCAGCATTATATTGGATAAAACCATGATTACTGAAAAAGAAAAAGCTGGAGAACTCTTGTTACTGCTTTGTACTAAGGCAAAAAAAGAGAACTGGAATCAGGTAAATATTGGAACATATAAAGGCTTTGATTTAAAGCTTGAATACAATGAATTTTTGAGTTTGTTTAATTTACATATTACAGGTAAATATCAATACGCAATTGAGCTTGGTGGGAATCCCACCGGGAATATCACACGTATAGACAATGCCCTAGAAGGCATGGAGCCGGCATTGCAAAGAAGTCGCAATCAGTTGGAACAACTTAATCAGGACTTTGAAACAGCAAAGGCAGAATATGAAAAGCCGTGGCGTTACGAGGAAGAATACAAGATAAAATTAGCACGTCAGGCAGAACTAAACATTGAGCTTGATTTAAACAAACAGGATGAAGTTCTGGGAGATGAAGCATCAATTGAAGACAAAGAGGTAGTAATAAATACTTCGTCTGTAGTCTCTGATGAAGAAGAACAGGAAATGGAGATGTAA
- a CDS encoding recombinase family protein: MKVKVGAYCRVSTEKDDQVNSLQSQKKYFEEYIRNRPDWEFVDIYADEGISGTQAENRMEFQRMISDAKYKRLDLILTKEISRFARNTKISIDYTRMLKELGVGVIFINDNINTLDGDGELRLTIMSAIAQDESRKTSERVKWGQKRRMEQGVVFGRELFGYNLYKGALTVNEEEAEIVRLIFHKYTIEGKGTHVIAKELYEDNIQSKRYIKRWSNTVILRLLKNEKYAGDLAQKKTITPNYLNHKKKYNRGEEEIVYIKNHHTPIISRELWDATQEQISHRSASKEQKSKYSNKYWCSGKLLCGECGSKFVGKSKKLKNGEVYKAWRCSQAKSYGSLKIDVNGNRVGCNNKSINHIVLGKIVKSVLYSINSNKEKIKSELVSEIRKSNKLTDIKSTDSFTRKIEDLNRKKQEVINLMIEGSISKDDMVLMNKRYDFEMNKVKTDIKNIEDINLINSSADKLQIYIDRINSLVNQIEGIDSEEVFKLTVKKVILYKNNILELYLTCMPEPIKLKYKSKGKNGNYSVEYSFMDN, from the coding sequence ATGAAAGTAAAAGTTGGTGCTTATTGCAGAGTTTCAACGGAAAAGGATGACCAGGTAAATTCACTGCAGAGCCAAAAAAAGTATTTTGAAGAATATATAAGGAATAGACCTGACTGGGAATTTGTTGACATTTATGCTGATGAGGGAATTAGTGGGACTCAGGCCGAGAATAGAATGGAATTTCAAAGGATGATCTCTGATGCTAAATACAAAAGGTTGGATTTGATATTGACTAAAGAGATTTCAAGATTTGCAAGAAACACAAAGATCAGTATTGATTATACGCGTATGCTTAAAGAGCTTGGAGTAGGTGTCATCTTTATTAATGATAATATTAATACTCTTGACGGAGATGGTGAATTGAGGCTTACAATTATGTCGGCCATTGCCCAGGATGAAAGTAGAAAAACATCCGAACGGGTAAAGTGGGGACAGAAAAGAAGAATGGAGCAGGGTGTTGTTTTTGGACGTGAGCTATTTGGATACAACTTGTATAAAGGCGCTTTAACGGTTAATGAGGAAGAAGCTGAAATAGTAAGATTGATTTTTCACAAGTACACCATCGAAGGAAAAGGTACTCATGTAATTGCAAAAGAGCTATATGAAGACAATATACAATCAAAAAGATATATAAAAAGGTGGTCAAATACCGTAATTTTAAGACTTCTAAAAAATGAAAAATATGCTGGAGATCTGGCCCAAAAAAAGACCATAACTCCAAATTACTTAAATCATAAAAAGAAATACAACAGGGGAGAAGAAGAGATCGTATATATAAAAAACCATCATACACCTATCATATCAAGGGAATTATGGGATGCAACACAAGAACAGATCAGTCACCGATCAGCATCAAAGGAGCAAAAAAGCAAATACAGTAATAAATATTGGTGCTCGGGAAAGCTACTATGTGGCGAGTGTGGAAGTAAATTTGTGGGGAAAAGTAAAAAATTAAAAAACGGAGAAGTTTACAAAGCTTGGAGATGTAGTCAGGCTAAAAGCTATGGCAGTCTCAAGATTGATGTCAATGGAAATCGGGTTGGCTGCAACAATAAGAGTATTAATCACATAGTGCTGGGTAAAATAGTAAAAAGTGTTTTGTACTCAATAAATTCAAATAAGGAAAAAATAAAATCCGAGTTGGTATCGGAAATCAGGAAATCAAACAAGTTGACTGATATAAAGAGTACAGATTCATTTACAAGAAAAATAGAAGACCTGAACCGTAAAAAGCAGGAAGTAATTAATCTAATGATTGAGGGAAGCATATCTAAGGATGATATGGTTTTAATGAATAAAAGGTATGACTTTGAGATGAATAAAGTCAAAACGGATATTAAAAATATTGAAGATATCAATCTTATAAATAGCAGCGCAGATAAGCTGCAGATATACATAGACAGGATAAATTCTCTTGTTAACCAGATAGAAGGAATAGATTCAGAGGAAGTATTTAAGCTTACAGTAAAAAAGGTTATCCTATATAAAAATAATATATTGGAATTATATTTAACATGTATGCCGGAGCCAATAAAACTAAAGTATAAAAGCAAAGGTAAAAATGGTAACTATAGTGTTGAATACAGCTTTATGGACAATTGA
- a CDS encoding carbohydrate-binding domain-containing protein translates to MLRNINRRILSYVIVVAMLMSFIPTITFAAEPEGSHLITSQAEKPSSAGALQILDKNGVKTLCNKDGNPIQLRGMSTHGLQWYPEIINNNAFAALSKDWGSNVIRIAMYVAEGGYSKDPETIKKRVIDGIDLAIANDMYAMVDWHVLTPGDPNADIYKGSMDFFKEISQKYPNDPHIIYELANEPSPNDPGVTNDAAGWVKVKSYAEPIIKMLRDSGNKNLVIVGSPNWSQRPDLAADNPINDNNTIYTIHFYSGTHKTSPDSTDRGNIMSNARYALEHGVAVFCSEWGTSEASGNNGPYLKEADEWLEFLNANNIGWCNWSLTNKNETSGSFIPFISGKSDATSLDPGDDQVWSPKELSVSGEYARARIKGIKYEPIDRAEKEEFTTNVWDFNDGTTQGFGINSDSPVKADSITLANEKNALKITGLNTSKDLTEGNYWANVRLSADGTSNKPNILGAEKLTMDVIADAPATVSIAAIPQSSTHGWANPTRAIQVKPAEFIQQADGTYKAVLTITPADSPNFDSIAKDSKDSTMTNIILFVGADTNVISLDNITISGNRAVVEAPVEHAPIGKATLPSNFEDSTRQGWAWDAASGVQSALTIKDANGSKAISWEVKYPEVKPVDGWASAPRIMLAGINATRGSNKYLAFDFYLKPTQASKGSLSINLAFAPPSLGYWAQASVNFDIPLTSLSKMKKTKDGLYHFQAKYDLDKINDGKVLTADTVLRDITLVVADGNSDFAGTMYLDNVRFENDSESELNNAIQMLVSKGIIKSSDVKKINLNKSISRGEFLMWLVKTLDLSAKYRSNFSDVHKKDSYYNSLGIAKALGITNGIGHNKFNPNKAISREDMLVFTFKALKLVNKDLVKGNADDLKQFTDASKVSRNTVESVATIVKNGFYSGDAKKLNLKASVPKAEAALMLYKIYTSLHK, encoded by the coding sequence ATGTTAAGAAACATTAATAGAAGGATTCTTTCTTATGTGATTGTTGTTGCAATGTTAATGTCTTTCATTCCCACAATCACTTTTGCAGCAGAACCAGAGGGCTCTCATCTGATTACAAGCCAGGCTGAAAAGCCTTCATCTGCGGGTGCCCTTCAAATTCTTGATAAAAACGGAGTTAAAACATTATGTAACAAAGACGGGAACCCTATACAGCTTCGTGGTATGAGTACGCACGGCCTTCAGTGGTATCCTGAAATAATTAACAATAATGCCTTTGCAGCACTCTCCAAGGACTGGGGAAGCAATGTAATCCGTATTGCAATGTACGTTGCTGAAGGCGGATATTCAAAAGACCCTGAAACAATTAAGAAAAGAGTAATTGACGGAATTGATCTAGCCATTGCAAATGACATGTACGCTATGGTGGACTGGCATGTGCTTACACCAGGTGACCCGAATGCAGACATATATAAGGGTTCAATGGATTTCTTCAAGGAAATATCCCAAAAGTATCCCAATGATCCGCATATAATATACGAACTGGCTAATGAGCCCAGCCCCAACGATCCCGGTGTTACAAATGATGCGGCAGGTTGGGTAAAAGTAAAGAGTTACGCAGAACCCATAATAAAAATGCTCCGTGACAGCGGTAATAAGAATCTTGTAATCGTTGGAAGTCCAAACTGGAGTCAGCGTCCTGATTTGGCCGCAGACAACCCCATTAATGATAACAATACGATTTATACCATTCATTTCTATAGCGGTACACATAAAACCTCGCCAGACAGTACAGACAGAGGAAATATAATGAGTAATGCAAGGTACGCTCTTGAGCATGGTGTAGCAGTTTTTTGTTCAGAATGGGGAACCAGTGAAGCAAGCGGAAACAATGGACCTTACTTGAAAGAAGCAGATGAATGGCTTGAATTCCTCAATGCAAACAATATCGGCTGGTGTAACTGGTCTCTGACAAATAAGAATGAAACATCAGGATCGTTTATACCTTTCATATCCGGCAAATCAGATGCCACAAGCCTGGATCCCGGAGATGATCAGGTTTGGTCACCAAAAGAGCTGAGTGTATCCGGCGAATATGCCCGTGCCAGAATAAAAGGTATAAAATATGAGCCTATTGATCGTGCTGAAAAAGAAGAGTTTACAACAAATGTATGGGATTTCAATGATGGAACGACTCAAGGTTTCGGCATAAACAGCGACAGTCCGGTTAAAGCTGACAGTATCACTCTTGCAAATGAAAAAAATGCTCTTAAAATCACCGGCTTAAATACCAGCAAGGATCTTACCGAAGGAAACTACTGGGCAAACGTTCGTCTTTCAGCTGATGGTACAAGCAATAAACCGAACATTCTCGGTGCAGAAAAACTTACAATGGACGTTATTGCAGATGCTCCTGCTACAGTATCAATAGCAGCCATACCACAGAGTTCAACCCATGGTTGGGCGAATCCTACACGTGCCATACAGGTTAAGCCTGCTGAATTTATACAGCAGGCAGATGGTACATATAAAGCTGTATTAACAATAACACCTGCTGATTCACCGAATTTTGATTCTATAGCAAAAGACAGCAAAGATAGTACAATGACTAATATTATTTTATTTGTTGGTGCGGATACTAATGTTATTTCACTCGACAATATAACTATATCAGGAAACCGTGCTGTCGTAGAAGCACCTGTTGAGCATGCCCCGATAGGAAAGGCAACACTTCCTTCAAACTTTGAAGATTCAACCCGTCAGGGATGGGCCTGGGATGCTGCATCCGGCGTTCAAAGTGCCTTGACAATAAAAGATGCAAATGGTTCAAAGGCTATTTCATGGGAAGTTAAATACCCTGAAGTCAAGCCCGTAGACGGATGGGCTTCAGCACCACGTATCATGCTTGCTGGAATAAACGCAACACGTGGAAGTAACAAATATCTTGCTTTTGATTTCTATCTTAAACCGACACAGGCCAGCAAAGGCTCTCTCTCAATAAATCTGGCTTTTGCTCCACCAAGCCTTGGTTACTGGGCACAGGCATCGGTTAATTTCGATATACCTTTAACAAGCCTGAGCAAAATGAAAAAAACCAAAGATGGCTTGTACCACTTCCAGGCAAAATATGATTTGGATAAAATAAATGATGGAAAAGTACTTACTGCTGATACTGTCCTCCGTGATATCACGCTCGTTGTTGCGGACGGTAACAGTGACTTCGCCGGTACGATGTACCTGGATAATGTCAGGTTCGAAAATGACAGCGAAAGTGAACTTAATAATGCCATTCAGATGTTGGTATCAAAAGGTATCATCAAGAGCTCTGATGTTAAAAAAATCAACTTGAATAAGAGCATTTCAAGAGGCGAGTTTTTGATGTGGCTTGTTAAGACTTTAGATTTGAGTGCAAAATATCGTTCAAATTTCAGTGATGTTCATAAGAAAGACAGCTACTATAATTCACTGGGTATTGCCAAAGCACTTGGTATTACTAACGGTATCGGACATAATAAATTCAATCCTAATAAGGCAATAAGCAGAGAGGATATGTTGGTATTTACCTTTAAAGCTCTGAAATTAGTAAATAAAGATTTGGTTAAAGGTAATGCTGACGATCTGAAACAATTTACTGATGCTTCAAAGGTTTCAAGGAATACTGTTGAAAGTGTAGCCACTATCGTAAAGAACGGATTTTATTCAGGTGATGCAAAGAAACTGAATCTAAAAGCATCTGTTCCAAAAGCTGAGGCTGCGTTAATGCTTTATAAAATATACACAAGTTTGCATAAATAG